One region of Culex pipiens pallens isolate TS chromosome 2, TS_CPP_V2, whole genome shotgun sequence genomic DNA includes:
- the LOC120425798 gene encoding chondroitin proteoglycan 1-like: protein MKFLILSVMISLAAGASVPYAYIPECSTVPQGQKLAIGDCRQFAICQPVGLSFVETCQDGLVYDSRVDRCEWPENVPQCYANYYNNVYQQQQYYPQQQQQPWYPQQNWW from the exons ATGAAGTTCTTGATACTTTCGGTTATGATCAGCCTGGCCGCTGGCGCCAGCGTTCCCTATGCTTATATCCCG GAATGTTCCACAGTTCCCCAGGGCCAGAAGCTTGCTATTGGAGATTGTCGTCAGTTTGCCATCTGCCAACCGGTTGGCCTGTCCTTTGTCGAAACCTGCCAGGACGGACTCGTCTACGACTCTCGTGTCGATCGCTGCGAGTGGCCGGAGAATGTGCCCCAGTGTTACGCCAACTACTACAACAACGTCTACCAACAGCAGCAGTACTacccacagcagcagcagcagccgtggTACCCCCAGCAAAACTGGTGGTAA